In Streptacidiphilus sp. P02-A3a, the DNA window CGCGGCACCACCCCGCGCAGCCGCCACAGCACCAGCGCGTAGAACTTCATCTGGAACATGGCCTTGCCCTCGTAGTCGCGCGAGGGCGCCTTGCCGGTCTTGTAGTCCACGATCCGGACCTCGCCGGTGGGGGCCACGTCCACCCGGTCGACGTAGCCGCGCAGCCGCAGCCCGGAGTCCAGCTCGGTCTCCACGTACAGCTCCCGCTCGGCGGGCTCCAGCCGGTTCGGGTCCTCCAGCCGGAACCAGCCGTCCAGCAGCTGCTCCGCCTCGGCCAGCCAGCGGGCGAGCTCCGCGCCGTCGGCGTCCTGCGGGAAGAGCCCGGCCAGCTCCGGCCGCTTCCCCAGCAGCCGCGCCCACTCCGGGCGCAGCAGCGCCCGCGCCGCCTCCGGGGTGCGCTGCCCGGCCGGGGCGTCGAACAGCCGCTCCAGCACGGCGTGCACCACGGTGCCCCTGGTCGCGGCGGCACTCGGCGGTTCGGGCAGCTTGTCGATCACCCGCAGCCGGT includes these proteins:
- a CDS encoding RecB family exonuclease; amino-acid sequence: MHQSAADTLPVDAPPVDTPPAPAARPAAAPVALSPSRAGDFMTCPLLYRLRVIDKLPEPPSAAATRGTVVHAVLERLFDAPAGQRTPEAARALLRPEWARLLGKRPELAGLFPQDADGAELARWLAEAEQLLDGWFRLEDPNRLEPAERELYVETELDSGLRLRGYVDRVDVAPTGEVRIVDYKTGKAPSRDYEGKAMFQMKFYALVLWRLRGVVPRRLQLVYLGGGGAVVSYDPDLADLRAVERKLLALWAAIQRALETGDWPATPNRLCDWCAHQALCPAYGGTPPPYPLEVPTASGAGDR